Sequence from the Pirellulales bacterium genome:
TGACCGTCGGCAACAAGATCGCCACGGCGCCGCCAACCTCGCCACCGTCCGCCGCTTGGCGGTCAGCCTCCTGCGACAAGAGAAAACCACCAAGAACGGCGCCAAAGCCAAACGCATGAAAGCTGCATTTGACCCAAACTACCTGCTACACGTGCTGAAACATGCGAATTTTGATGCGTAAGCCCTGGACTCGACCCCCGGTCGAATTCGCGGCTCGCGGTGCTGCTCCGCTATGGCCTCCACTCCGCAACACTGCTGGATTACCCAAACCGAACTCTCATAACCACTGGTACAAATTTTCGGGGTAGGCCATGCCGGTTGACAAAAGTTGCTGATTATCGTGGTCGATCTCCAGTTGGCTGCTGTCCAACAATTGCCATACCCAAGGCAGGAGTGCGTCGAATATTGATCAAGCCGGCTTCCATCATTGCACGTCGTACGTCCTCTTCTGTTTGAGGAAGGTCATATTGAGGACCGATCCAATCGAAAGTATCCAAGACGCAGAGATCCCACTGACGCCGAAAACTACCTCGCGCCAAGTGATGGCGAGCAGCGTAGGGCAAGAGATTGGAAGCACGCTGGCCAAATCGACCGAACCATGAAAGCGTCCATCCGGCCGGAAATCCCAGCGTGGTCAATACTTTTGCAGCCCTTAGCTTGGCGGCAAGACTCCATTTGCGCGGCACGAGTTTTCGAAGCATGTATTGCATCCTCAGACTGTGCCATCCCAGCCGAGTTTCGCGAGAATAAATCCAAGTAGCTAGTTCGCCACCAGGCTTCAGCAGACCGGCAAGTCGCCGAATCGCCAACAACGGATCGGGGGTGTGTTGCAGAACACCGAGGGAATAAACGCCGTCGAAAATGCCTTGTGGCAAGGGCAGTTCAAACAAGCTTGCTCGAAGGAGCAAATAGTTTTCTCGCGGGAACCGGGACAATGTTTGTTGGCACGCTCCAATCGCAGACGATAGGTCGATTGCGACTACACGCGCGCCAGCTTCCAGAGCAATCTCAGCGAACCGCCCAGCACCGCAACCAGCGTCTAACACGAGCTTACCCGCCAAATCGCGAGGATCCCAGCCGGTTTCCGCATAGAAGCGATGGTGGGAGTGATTTGATCCGGAGAGAGAATCGACTTGAATATCGCGATAATGATTCCACTGTAGTCCGAAGTTCTGACAATAGTCGTTATCATCGACCACGTATTCCAAGACTCCATTCCGCTCTTGCAGCGGAGATCTCGTGAGCAGGTCGTGCAGGTTCGTATTGACAGATTCGACTGCCACAGTGCTTACTCCGGCACAATCTCTGAGGATCCTGTTTCAATTCACGATTTCGTCGATCGGCCCACCCACCCTCGCAAAGGATTGGGGGGGGCACGTCATGATATCGAAGCCGGTCGAAAAGAAGGCAAGTACAGATTCCGCGCCGATCTCTTTGACGCTGCGCCGATCGAAGCGATGCGCGTGGAAACTCCGAGAACAAAACCCACCACCAAAATCAATGCCACCTGCCACCAAACATACCGCAACAAAACCGAAACCAAACTATCACGTGCCGCATAGCCCACCGCTGGCACCGCCATCATATAGGCTGCCATCCATACTAAAGAGCCGGAACTTCGCGATTTTTGCATGAGAAGCTTACAGAGCATTCCGACCAAAAAATGCGCAATGGCCACGCCGGGTATGCCAAAATCCATGTAGATGTCGGCAACGCAAGTCGTCCCTAAGCCAGAAGCACCCTTATAGCCCGGCATTTGCTTATAGATATAATAGGTTAATGCCGACGCACTATCTCTTTCTCGAGGGTCGATGTAACCTTCCAACAAGGTACCGATGATGTTGCTGGCAAACGGCACAATTCCGCCAACTCGTGTAAGCTGCATCTTGCCGTAATAGTAATCGTGGTATTCCGGCACATATTTTGTTGCCGCGTAAAGCGTCATCGAACTGCCGCCGACTTCGACCAAGCCATGATCCCATCGCAACTGATCGACTTCCTTGATGACCGTATCCAACATTGAAATCGGATCGCGTCGAGGCGAGTTTCTCGCGATGAAGGCGACACCCAAGGCAGCACTTGCCAGCACCAGCATGATGACCAACCAGCGAAACTTCATGGGGCGCACAAGTTCCGTGTATGCCACCGCGATGATCATGACCGGAGTGTAAGCGCCGTCGCGGTCTCCAGCGATGAGCAGCGCCGCCACATACACAAACAAGAGGAGGCTGCCGACAAGCCCTGGAAAAACGCCCGATTTCAGACGATATCCAGAGATGGCGACAATGGCTGCACCCGCCACCATCAGCGAGCGAGCCAATGCGGATAGAATGGCTTGGCCGTAATTTGCAAAAACGGCTGTGCCAAGACCGGAATATGCGTTGTCGAAGAATTCACTGCCGAGAAGCGCGATGAGAATCACGCCCGCAGCGATTCCGCCGCTCAACATAAGAACGCCAATACGATACCAGGATCGCAGCGCGCCGAAATTAATGGCCTCCGGCTTCAGAGGAGTTGCGTACTTTTCACGCAAGCAATTGAATCCAAGCGCGAACGCCGCTAGTCCGGCCAGCGAAATCCGATGGGCGTAGCAGACGGCCTCGGCCGAATTTTGATTCTTGAGCCACAATTCTTGACCGGCTGGAACGAAATCCAACAACCAACTGATCACATGGTAGAAGTGCACCAGCCAAATCGTGAACAACACGAATAAATCAATGCTTAGCCAGTTGATCGGCTTTGGGCCAGTAGCGCGGTAGATAAGCTGGGATAGTAAAATTGCCACCGACAGCCATACCGAAACCCATAAGTGCCCGTTGTCGATAAATTTTGGGCAACCAAACGACGTTGTGAAAGCAAAGACAAGTACCAGGAACTGGAACGCCAGCAATCCTTGACGCGCAATGGCTCGGTCGACATGCAACCTCAAGCCGGAGCGACGATAGGGCAAAGAGCTAGTTTGCATTGCACTGCAACAAAACTCGAGTTCAATGAGCGAGGTTGCTTCGCCAACGGATGAACATCTCCAAATCGGAACCGTCATCGTCACTTTTCATCATAATCGACGCGGCGAAAAATAACAAAGCGCGATATGATGAGGGAGAGCCTAATGGGACTGCCTAGAAGGCGGAATTTGAATTCCTCCGTCGTCTTTGCACGCCTATCGAAGAGATATTATTACTGTAATTTTGGGACAGTTCCGGCAAGCGTTGGGGCCGATTCATCGCGCCCGTTACAGGTTCTAACGCCCAGCAACTCGTCATACATCCCATATAATTGCGACAATACATCCTCGGCTCGATAGGTAGACTCGGCCCAACTCCGAGCGACATCGGCGCGCCGACGCGCCCCGTCAGCATCGTCCAGTGCTGCCTCGATACAGTCCGCCAGATCGTGCGGGTTGTGCGGGCGCGCTAGGA
This genomic interval carries:
- a CDS encoding class I SAM-dependent methyltransferase, which translates into the protein MAVESVNTNLHDLLTRSPLQERNGVLEYVVDDNDYCQNFGLQWNHYRDIQVDSLSGSNHSHHRFYAETGWDPRDLAGKLVLDAGCGAGRFAEIALEAGARVVAIDLSSAIGACQQTLSRFPRENYLLLRASLFELPLPQGIFDGVYSLGVLQHTPDPLLAIRRLAGLLKPGGELATWIYSRETRLGWHSLRMQYMLRKLVPRKWSLAAKLRAAKVLTTLGFPAGWTLSWFGRFGQRASNLLPYAARHHLARGSFRRQWDLCVLDTFDWIGPQYDLPQTEEDVRRAMMEAGLINIRRTPALGMAIVGQQPTGDRPR
- a CDS encoding ISAs1 family transposase — its product is DRRQQDRHGAANLATVRRLAVSLLRQEKTTKNGAKAKRMKAAFDPNYLLHVLKHANFDA
- the wzy gene encoding O-antigen polysaccharide polymerase Wzy, translated to MQTSSLPYRRSGLRLHVDRAIARQGLLAFQFLVLVFAFTTSFGCPKFIDNGHLWVSVWLSVAILLSQLIYRATGPKPINWLSIDLFVLFTIWLVHFYHVISWLLDFVPAGQELWLKNQNSAEAVCYAHRISLAGLAAFALGFNCLREKYATPLKPEAINFGALRSWYRIGVLMLSGGIAAGVILIALLGSEFFDNAYSGLGTAVFANYGQAILSALARSLMVAGAAIVAISGYRLKSGVFPGLVGSLLLFVYVAALLIAGDRDGAYTPVMIIAVAYTELVRPMKFRWLVIMLVLASAALGVAFIARNSPRRDPISMLDTVIKEVDQLRWDHGLVEVGGSSMTLYAATKYVPEYHDYYYGKMQLTRVGGIVPFASNIIGTLLEGYIDPRERDSASALTYYIYKQMPGYKGASGLGTTCVADIYMDFGIPGVAIAHFLVGMLCKLLMQKSRSSGSLVWMAAYMMAVPAVGYAARDSLVSVLLRYVWWQVALILVVGFVLGVSTRIASIGAASKRSARNLYLPSFRPASIS